One Phaseolus vulgaris cultivar G19833 chromosome 2, P. vulgaris v2.0, whole genome shotgun sequence DNA window includes the following coding sequences:
- the LOC137811724 gene encoding uncharacterized protein At2g34460, chloroplastic has translation MSMASTLTIVRNPIFLTSHYQFNKHFTTPSSFRLLTFAKMEGSEISEEVGEDLRAERKIFVAGATGSTGKRIVEQLLAKGFSVKAGVRDLDKARSTLSSANPSLQIVKADVTEGPDKLAEAIGDDSEAVICATGFRPGWDLLAPWKVDNFGTVNLVEACRKRNVNRFILISSILVNGASMGQLLNPAYIFLNVFGLTLVAKLQAENYIRKSGINYTIIRPGGLRNDPPTGNVVMEPEDTLYEGSISRDHVAEVAVEALAYPEASYKVVEIVSRPDAAKRSYHDLFGSIRQR, from the exons ATGTCAATGGCTTCGACTCTCACAATTGTAAGAAATCCCATTTTCCTCACTAGCCATTACCAATTCAACAAGCACTTCACCACACCCTCTTCCTTTCGTCTCCTCACTTTCGCTAAG ATGGAAGGAAGTGAGATCAGTGAAGAAGTGGGGGAGGATTTGAGAGCGGAGAGGAAAATTTTTGTTGCTGGAGCCACTGGTAGCACTGGGAAAAGAATCGTTGAGCAGTTATTGGCCAAGGGATTTTCTGTTAAGGCTGGGGTTAGAGATTTGGACAAGGCCAGGTCCACCCTTTCTTCTGCCAACCCATCTCTTCAAATT GTAAAAGCTGATGTCACAGAGGGTCCTGATAAGCTAGCTGAAGCCATTGGTGATGATTCAGAGGCAGTGATATGTGCCACAGGCTTTCGGCCAGGGTGGGATTTGCTTGCTCCATGGAAG GTTGACAATTTTGGTACTGTAAACCTTGTTGAAGCATGCAGGAAACGTAATGTCAACAGATTCATTCTTATCAGTTCCATTTTAGTTAATGGAGCATCTATGGGACAGCTACTCAATCCGGCTTACATATTTCTTAATGTTTTTGGACTCACCTTAGTAGCAAAACTACAGGCAGAGAATTATATCAGGAAATCTGGCATAAACTACACAATTATAAGACCGGGCGGGTTGAGAAATGATCCTCCAACTGGAAATGTTGTTATGGAGCCAGAG GACACCCTTTATGAAGGTTCCATATCCAGAGATCACGTTGCGGAAGTAGCTGTGGAGGCATTGGCTTATCCTGAGGCATCTTATAAAGTTGTGGAAATCGTGTCTCGCCCTGATGCTGCTAAGCGTTCATACCATGACCTTTTTGGTTCCATAAGGCAGCGATGA